Below is a window of Geomonas oryzisoli DNA.
GAACTTGATCATGAAGACGTCGTCGAAGGTGTGGTCGTAGTCGGCCCGGCGCTCCTCGTCGTTGCCCTGGTCGCCGATGCCCCCGCCGACGATGATCTCGCGGCTAAAAAGCAGCTGCAGCAGCTCGAAATCCAGATGTTTCAGCAGTTCATGAACCCGCGCCTCGCCCCCCTCCATGAAGTAGGTGAGCCAATGGCAGGCCTGGTCTTCGGAGAAGGTCCAGCCGTCCCACAGTTCCATGTCCATGATGAAGACGGACTGCTCCGCCGTCGCCAGGCGCAGCAGATCCACCGAGTCGACCTCGCCCACCTCCTTCATGAGCCAGAAGAACTCCTGCGGCTGCAGACCGGCGGTCAGCCTCCTGGCGTCGGAATCGGCGACGATGAGGTCAAGTTTCTCCTTGCCGGAGACCGTCCCCAGGTAATCCTTTTTCTGTTGCAGGGAAAGCGTCTGGAACTCACGCTCGGAAAGTTTTACTACAGCTATCTGCTTCTTCTCTGCCATTACACTCCCTTTGAAACCGTTCTTAACAGGGATAAAAGGGATAAAGGGGATAAACCAAAGACTCTTGTTTACCCCCCGCCCTCTCCTGTATTCGTGTTTTCATTGCGCCTTTGCGCCTTTGCGTTAAAAAGATATGCTTTAAAACCGTTTTAACAGGGACAAAAGGGATGAAGGGGATGAACAACTTGTGTGCCCCCACGCCCTATGCCTGTTTTTATGTTTTCTCTGCGCCTTTGCGCCTTCGCGTTAATAACCTGTTTTTGTTTCTATCCCTTTTATCCCCTTTATCCCTGTTAAATGGTTTAAAGGATGCCTTTGCGCATGGCCTTTTTGTAGCCGCAGCTTCGGTGCAGCCACTTGAGCTCCTTGACCAGCTCGGGGGTGAGCTGGACGCACTCGGGGAAAACCTTGAAACGCTTCTTGTAAATCTTGCAGCGCCTCGTAGTGATGTCGAGATAACGACAGGGAGTCGAGGTGAACAGGATCCTGCCGTCCTCGTCTTCTATCTTCTCGAAACAGCAAAGGCCGCATTGCTCGCAAAGGGCCTCCCACTGCTGCTGATCCATTTCGGGTCCCGGTGCCATCGCGCCTTACTCCTCTCCCGCCCCGAGGGGGACGACAAGGCTGTTGCCCTTGCTGTTGGAAAACCTGACGCTGTCCTCATAGATCTGCTCGATCTTGTAGCCGTTCACGGTATTGCCCTGGCGCATGGGACTGCCGTTCACCATGGCGAAACTCGACTCGCTGCTGTTCTGCCAGGCGATACCGGTGACGCGGATCTCCGGTCGCGACTTCTGCTGGGTCACCGGTTGCGGCGCGGCCGGAGCGGGTGCGGCAGCTGTGGGTGCCGGTTGCGCGACAACCGGTTGGACAACGG
It encodes the following:
- a CDS encoding YcgN family cysteine cluster protein produces the protein MAPGPEMDQQQWEALCEQCGLCCFEKIEDEDGRILFTSTPCRYLDITTRRCKIYKKRFKVFPECVQLTPELVKELKWLHRSCGYKKAMRKGIL